In Streptomyces sp. SLBN-118, the following are encoded in one genomic region:
- a CDS encoding bifunctional phosphatase PAP2/diacylglycerol kinase family protein → MPQIRARVSELLGSWDRQVHHAVAARHWPLAEPVLPRLSRSANHGLLWFGTAAGMAALGRGARSRRAAVRGMASLALASAAINTIGKRSVRRARPLLDVVPVIRQLKRQPFTTSFPSGHAASAAAFATGVALESKAWGAVVAPVAASVAFSRVYTGVHHPSDVLVGAALGVGAAFALRGAVPTRSQLPPPGRPHADAPALRAGKGLVVVVNRQAGSADSARLVRELLPLAEVVECAPGELSAELEKAAGRGRALGVLGGDGTVNRAAAVAAARDVPLAVFPGGTLNHFAYDLGIETVQDTCRALAGGEAVRVDLGRFTPGPGGEPGHFLNTFSLGVYPELVRIRERWSPLIGGWPAGVLAAARVLRGEHPLEAEVQGRRRPMWLLFAGNGIYRPMGPAPGHRRDLADGLMDVRVVHGGRWPGLRLLAAALAGPLSRSPVHAAQLLHKVRVSGLEPGTVMAYDGEVTPAPRELIVDKQVEALTVYRPQALL, encoded by the coding sequence ATGCCGCAGATCCGCGCCCGGGTCTCTGAGCTGCTCGGCTCGTGGGACAGGCAGGTCCACCATGCCGTCGCCGCCCGGCACTGGCCGCTCGCCGAGCCGGTGCTGCCACGGCTGAGCCGCAGCGCCAACCACGGGCTGCTCTGGTTCGGCACGGCCGCCGGTATGGCCGCGCTCGGGCGCGGAGCGCGCTCGCGGCGGGCCGCCGTACGGGGTATGGCCTCGCTCGCGCTCGCCTCCGCCGCCATCAACACGATCGGCAAGCGTTCGGTGCGCAGGGCGCGGCCCCTGCTCGACGTGGTGCCCGTGATACGGCAGCTGAAGCGGCAGCCGTTCACCACGTCCTTCCCCTCCGGGCACGCCGCATCGGCGGCGGCCTTCGCGACCGGCGTCGCGCTGGAGTCGAAGGCCTGGGGCGCGGTCGTCGCGCCGGTGGCCGCCTCTGTCGCGTTCTCACGCGTCTACACGGGCGTGCACCATCCGAGCGACGTGCTGGTGGGCGCGGCGCTGGGGGTGGGTGCCGCGTTCGCGCTCCGCGGCGCGGTGCCGACCCGTTCTCAGCTTCCGCCGCCCGGCAGGCCGCACGCCGACGCACCCGCGCTGCGCGCGGGCAAGGGCCTGGTCGTCGTGGTCAACCGGCAGGCGGGCTCGGCGGATTCGGCCCGGCTGGTGCGTGAGCTGCTGCCTCTCGCCGAAGTGGTGGAGTGCGCGCCCGGCGAGCTGTCGGCGGAGCTGGAGAAGGCGGCGGGCCGCGGCCGGGCGCTGGGCGTCCTGGGCGGCGACGGAACCGTCAACCGGGCGGCGGCCGTCGCCGCCGCGCGCGATGTTCCGCTCGCCGTCTTCCCGGGCGGCACGCTCAACCACTTCGCGTACGACCTGGGCATCGAGACGGTTCAGGACACCTGCCGGGCTCTCGCGGGCGGCGAGGCGGTCCGCGTCGATCTGGGGCGCTTCACACCGGGACCCGGCGGCGAGCCGGGCCACTTCCTCAACACCTTCAGCCTGGGCGTCTATCCGGAGCTGGTGCGCATCCGTGAGCGCTGGTCGCCGCTCATCGGCGGCTGGCCGGCCGGGGTGCTCGCGGCGGCGCGGGTGCTGCGCGGCGAACACCCGCTGGAGGCCGAGGTCCAGGGCCGCCGCCGCCCGATGTGGCTGCTGTTCGCCGGCAACGGCATCTATCGGCCGATGGGCCCCGCTCCCGGCCACCGCCGGGATCTGGCCGACGGCCTGATGGATGTGCGCGTGGTGCACGGCGGCCGCTGGCCCGGGCTGAGGTTGCTGGCCGCGGCGCTCGCCGGGCCGCTGAGCCGCTCGCCGGTGCACGCGGCGCAGCTGCTGCACAAGGTGCGGGTCTCCGGGCTCGAACCGGGCACGGTGATGGCCTATGACGGTGAAGTGACCCCGGCGCCCAGGGAGTTGATCGTGGACAAGCAGGTCGAGGCGCTGACCGTCTATCGCCCGCAGGCCCTGCTCTGA
- a CDS encoding class I SAM-dependent methyltransferase: MPKETAVYTHGHHESVLRSHRWRTAANSAAYLIGELRPGMDVLDVGCGPGTITADLAELVAPGRVTAVDAAEDVLVQAHETAAGRGVAHVRFAVADVHALDYPDDSFDVVHAHQVLQHVGDPVQALREMRRVCRPGGIVAARDSDYGAFTWFPQIPALDDWQRLYRRVARANGGEPDAGRRLLSWARAAGFSEITASAAAWCFAARDERAWWSGLWADRTTASVYAKLAVDGGHATAEQLAAISGGWREWGADDDAWFMVPHGEVLCRA; the protein is encoded by the coding sequence ATGCCGAAGGAGACCGCCGTCTACACCCATGGGCACCACGAGTCGGTGCTGCGTTCGCACCGCTGGCGGACAGCCGCGAACTCCGCCGCGTATCTCATCGGTGAACTCCGCCCGGGCATGGACGTGTTGGACGTGGGCTGCGGTCCCGGCACCATCACCGCCGATCTGGCCGAGTTGGTGGCGCCGGGCCGGGTGACGGCCGTCGACGCCGCCGAGGACGTACTGGTCCAGGCGCACGAGACCGCCGCCGGGCGGGGTGTCGCCCACGTCCGCTTCGCGGTCGCCGATGTCCACGCGCTGGACTACCCCGACGACTCCTTCGATGTCGTCCACGCCCACCAGGTGCTGCAGCATGTCGGCGATCCGGTGCAGGCGCTGCGCGAGATGCGGCGGGTCTGCCGCCCCGGCGGCATCGTCGCTGCACGCGACAGCGACTACGGCGCGTTCACCTGGTTTCCCCAAATCCCGGCGCTCGACGACTGGCAGCGGCTGTACCGGCGCGTCGCCCGTGCGAACGGCGGCGAGCCCGACGCCGGCCGCCGGCTGCTGTCCTGGGCCCGGGCGGCAGGCTTCAGCGAGATCACCGCGTCCGCCGCGGCCTGGTGTTTCGCCGCGCGCGACGAGCGCGCCTGGTGGAGCGGCCTGTGGGCGGACCGCACGACCGCGTCGGTGTACGCGAAGCTCGCCGTCGACGGCGGACATGCGACAGCGGAGCAGTTGGCGGCGATCTCCGGCGGCTGGCGGGAATGGGGCGCCGACGACGACGCCTGGTTCATGGTCCCGCACGGCGAAGTGCTCTGCCGGGCCTGA
- a CDS encoding VOC family protein, with protein MEILGTTLRICVDDLEAAAAFYERLTGATPLRFERGGVSVAAVGCFLLMSGPESELEVLRKVTATIAVKDVDEAYATLSEVGARIIAGPVPTPVGRNLIAVHPDGAVFEYVDRKAEA; from the coding sequence ATGGAGATCCTCGGAACCACGCTTCGCATCTGCGTCGACGACCTTGAGGCCGCGGCTGCCTTCTACGAGCGGCTCACCGGAGCCACGCCCCTGCGCTTCGAGCGCGGCGGCGTCTCGGTGGCTGCCGTCGGCTGCTTCCTGCTGATGAGCGGACCGGAGTCGGAGCTGGAGGTGCTGCGCAAGGTGACGGCGACGATCGCGGTGAAGGACGTGGACGAGGCGTACGCCACGCTCTCCGAGGTCGGCGCGAGGATCATCGCGGGTCCGGTGCCGACCCCGGTGGGCCGTAATCTGATCGCCGTGCACCCGGACGGTGCGGTGTTCGAGTACGTGGACCGCAAGGCCGAAGCGTGA
- a CDS encoding DUF5107 domain-containing protein, with product MTTVRRTVVSLPAAPVGPPNPLPALRPLDEMHAIDERTKRELPREMARQIGYEPLRTLLPVRVLDGYGRRRTETPLDAIVIENERLRATVLPGLGGRVHSLHHKPTGRELLYRNPVFQPADFALNGAWYSGGIEWNIGATGHTTLSCAPLHAAVVPAPDGGEMVRLWEWERLRDLPFQVDLWLPDGSDFLHVGVRIRNPHERPAPVYWWSNIAVEEHETTRVLAPAEEAWHFGYERSLRRVPVPPFRGADRTYPLRSEYPADYFYEVPAEARKWIASLDAHGHGLVQTSTDVLRGRKLFLWGSGRGGRRWQQWLTEPGTGGYAEIQAGLARTQLEHVRLDGGGECSWLESYGPLTADPAAVHAEDWAAARAEVETRLEQALPREAVDAAYEAWRSCADAEPGERLATGSGWGALEVLRGGHKLPGTPFDESTLGEEQAPWRELLRTGVFPAPRRVVPPGPSLVAPHWRDMLETAPAEPLTEYHLGVAQWHAGDLAQAVRSWERGLGLAPSRWPLLRCLAVADLEGGHMTRAAERYAEAFDDLCQERRDNGETWTSATAALGREAIAALLAARRTDQARAVWERLRPAVQQRGRFRLVEAQLLVAEGRKDEARAIFDAGFEVADLREGTEILEEVWSRITDEPLPEEYDYRMRPSGG from the coding sequence ATGACAACCGTGCGGCGTACCGTAGTGTCCCTGCCCGCCGCCCCCGTGGGGCCGCCGAATCCGCTGCCCGCGCTGCGTCCGCTCGACGAGATGCACGCCATCGACGAGCGCACCAAGCGGGAGCTGCCGCGCGAGATGGCACGGCAGATCGGGTACGAGCCACTGCGCACGCTGCTGCCGGTGCGGGTACTCGACGGCTACGGCCGCCGGCGCACCGAGACACCCCTCGACGCGATCGTGATTGAGAACGAGCGGCTGCGGGCGACGGTACTGCCGGGCCTCGGCGGCCGTGTCCACTCACTGCACCACAAGCCGACCGGGCGTGAACTCCTGTACCGCAACCCGGTTTTCCAGCCCGCCGACTTCGCTCTCAACGGCGCCTGGTACTCCGGCGGCATCGAGTGGAACATCGGCGCCACCGGACACACCACGCTGTCCTGCGCACCGCTGCACGCCGCCGTCGTACCCGCGCCGGACGGGGGCGAGATGGTCAGGCTCTGGGAGTGGGAGAGGCTGCGCGATCTGCCCTTCCAGGTCGATCTGTGGCTGCCCGACGGCTCCGACTTCCTCCATGTCGGCGTACGGATACGCAATCCGCACGAGCGCCCCGCGCCCGTCTACTGGTGGTCCAACATCGCCGTCGAGGAGCACGAGACGACCAGGGTGCTCGCACCCGCCGAGGAAGCCTGGCACTTCGGATACGAACGCAGCCTGCGCCGCGTGCCCGTGCCCCCATTCCGGGGCGCGGACCGTACGTACCCGCTGCGCAGCGAGTATCCCGCCGACTACTTCTACGAGGTGCCCGCCGAGGCCCGTAAGTGGATCGCCTCGCTGGACGCACACGGTCACGGCCTCGTCCAGACCTCGACCGATGTGCTGCGCGGCCGCAAGCTCTTCCTGTGGGGCTCGGGGCGCGGCGGACGGCGCTGGCAGCAGTGGCTGACCGAGCCCGGTACAGGAGGCTATGCGGAGATCCAGGCCGGGCTCGCGCGCACGCAGCTGGAGCACGTACGCCTCGACGGGGGCGGGGAGTGCAGCTGGCTGGAGTCCTACGGACCGCTCACCGCCGACCCTGCGGCCGTCCACGCCGAGGACTGGGCCGCGGCGCGTGCCGAGGTGGAAACCCGGCTGGAGCAGGCCCTGCCACGGGAGGCGGTGGACGCCGCGTACGAGGCCTGGCGGTCCTGTGCGGACGCCGAACCGGGCGAGCGGCTCGCCACCGGATCGGGCTGGGGAGCACTGGAGGTGCTGCGCGGCGGACACAAACTGCCCGGCACACCCTTCGACGAGTCGACGCTCGGCGAAGAGCAGGCGCCCTGGAGGGAGTTGCTGAGGACCGGCGTCTTCCCGGCGCCTCGCAGGGTCGTCCCGCCCGGCCCCTCGCTCGTCGCACCGCACTGGCGCGACATGCTGGAGACCGCGCCTGCGGAACCGCTGACCGAGTACCACCTGGGTGTCGCGCAGTGGCACGCGGGCGACCTCGCCCAGGCCGTACGCAGCTGGGAGCGCGGACTCGGACTCGCGCCGTCCCGCTGGCCGTTGCTGCGCTGCCTCGCGGTCGCCGACCTGGAAGGCGGCCACATGACGCGCGCCGCCGAACGCTACGCCGAAGCCTTCGACGACCTGTGCCAGGAGCGCCGCGACAACGGAGAGACCTGGACCTCGGCAACGGCAGCCCTCGGCCGGGAGGCCATCGCGGCGCTGCTCGCCGCCCGCCGCACCGACCAGGCCCGCGCGGTCTGGGAGCGTCTGCGTCCGGCGGTCCAGCAGCGCGGCCGCTTCCGGCTCGTCGAGGCCCAACTCCTCGTCGCCGAGGGCCGCAAGGACGAGGCCCGCGCCATTTTCGACGCGGGCTTCGAGGTGGCGGACCTGCGGGAGGGGACGGAGATCCTCGAAGAGGTGTGGTCGCGGATCACCGACGAGCCACTGCCCGAGGAGTACGACTACCGGATGCGCCCTTCAGGGGGCTGA
- a CDS encoding GNAT family N-acetyltransferase gives MPENSPASPYLATGPRVGVRHYTYEDGEEFTELVRRSTEHHRPWLFPPTTAETYALYAQRLIEDPTRAGFLVCERESGGIAGFININNIIAGGFRCGAIGYGAFAHAVGRGLMGEGLGLVVRYAFGVMGLHRLEANIQPLNTASIGLVRRAGFRLEGFSPDFLFIDGAWRDHERWAITSELLVRRPPAH, from the coding sequence ATGCCCGAGAATTCCCCCGCCTCTCCGTACCTCGCCACGGGCCCACGGGTCGGCGTCCGCCACTACACGTACGAGGACGGCGAGGAATTCACCGAGCTGGTGCGCCGCAGCACTGAGCACCACCGGCCCTGGCTCTTCCCGCCCACCACGGCCGAGACCTATGCCCTCTACGCGCAGAGGCTCATCGAGGACCCGACGCGGGCCGGATTCCTTGTCTGCGAGCGGGAGTCCGGCGGGATCGCGGGCTTCATCAACATCAACAACATCATCGCGGGCGGCTTCCGCTGCGGGGCGATCGGTTACGGCGCTTTCGCGCATGCCGTCGGGCGCGGCCTGATGGGCGAGGGCCTCGGACTGGTCGTGCGATACGCCTTCGGCGTCATGGGGCTGCACCGTCTGGAGGCCAACATCCAGCCGCTGAACACGGCGTCCATCGGCCTCGTGCGCCGGGCGGGCTTCCGCCTTGAGGGCTTCTCGCCCGACTTCCTCTTCATCGACGGCGCCTGGCGCGACCACGAACGCTGGGCGATCACCAGCGAGTTGCTCGTGCGCCGGCCGCCGGCGCATTGA
- a CDS encoding GntR family transcriptional regulator, whose product MAVSGQQRRPVVVLYERIADAIHEGIYPPGSTLPSEPRLAAELGVSRPALREALLLLQEDGLLSVRRGVGRTVNDRPPRRGYEHIQPLEELLSPGSPLRVRPLLRAVEEPTDFTTQHLLAPAGAELRFWESLLAGEGTAAALSHEWAAAEEVLNRAHPAFADALRAAPAPAASMLAVLVGASRGVTLSGHSGVSATLLGQRRGEQLGRAADTPAVLVTQVVRVEDTPILAAKHMLPTGAPALPVLQSA is encoded by the coding sequence GTGGCAGTCAGCGGGCAGCAGCGGAGGCCGGTCGTCGTCCTGTACGAGCGGATCGCGGACGCCATCCACGAAGGCATCTATCCGCCAGGCTCCACCCTGCCGTCCGAGCCCAGGCTCGCGGCCGAGCTGGGGGTGAGCAGGCCCGCCCTGCGCGAGGCGCTGCTACTGCTCCAGGAGGACGGACTGCTCTCGGTACGCCGGGGAGTGGGCCGGACCGTCAATGACCGCCCCCCGCGCCGCGGTTACGAGCACATCCAGCCACTGGAAGAGCTGCTGTCGCCCGGCTCACCGCTGAGGGTGCGGCCCCTGCTGCGTGCCGTGGAGGAACCCACCGACTTCACCACCCAGCACCTGCTCGCGCCTGCCGGGGCCGAGCTGCGGTTCTGGGAGTCACTGCTGGCCGGGGAGGGCACGGCCGCGGCGCTGAGCCACGAGTGGGCGGCCGCCGAGGAGGTCCTGAATCGGGCGCATCCGGCCTTCGCCGATGCGCTGCGGGCCGCGCCCGCTCCGGCCGCCTCGATGCTCGCGGTCCTCGTCGGGGCCTCCCGCGGGGTGACGCTGTCCGGCCACAGCGGGGTGAGCGCGACGCTTCTCGGACAGCGTCGCGGCGAACAGCTCGGCCGGGCGGCCGACACTCCTGCGGTGCTGGTCACCCAAGTGGTGCGGGTCGAGGACACCCCGATCCTTGCGGCCAAGCACATGCTGCCGACCGGGGCGCCCGCCCTGCCCGTACTCCAGTCGGCCTGA
- a CDS encoding adenosine deaminase: MHLSDILRAPKAVLHDHLDGGLRPATIIELARECGYRGLPTEDPAELAVWFRDAADSGSLERYLETFAHTCAVMQTREALERIAAECAEDLAADGVVYAEVRYAPEQHLERGLTLEEVVDAVNAGFREGERRSDGRITVRALLTGMRHTERSLEIAELTVAHRDSGVAGFDIAGGEIGNPPSRHLPAFQHLKRHNCHFTIHAGEAVGAESIHEAVQICGAERIGHGVRITDDITVHDDGTVDLGHLAAYVRDNRIALEVCPTSNLQTGAAKDYATHPIDLLRRLGFRVTLNTDNRLVSGTTMSEEFQHMVHAFGYGPGVFEDFTVAAVESAFLPLPERRRLIDEVIRPGYAALSAD; this comes from the coding sequence ATGCACTTGTCTGACATCCTCCGCGCACCCAAGGCGGTCCTCCACGACCATCTGGACGGCGGTCTGCGCCCCGCCACGATCATCGAGCTGGCCCGGGAGTGCGGCTACCGCGGGCTGCCCACCGAGGACCCGGCCGAGCTGGCGGTCTGGTTCCGCGACGCCGCGGACTCCGGTTCGCTGGAGCGCTACCTGGAGACTTTCGCCCACACCTGCGCGGTGATGCAGACCCGCGAGGCGCTGGAGCGCATCGCGGCGGAGTGCGCCGAGGACCTGGCGGCGGACGGGGTCGTGTACGCCGAGGTGCGGTACGCCCCCGAGCAGCACCTGGAGCGCGGCCTGACCCTCGAGGAGGTCGTCGACGCGGTCAACGCGGGCTTCCGCGAGGGTGAGCGCCGCAGCGACGGCCGGATCACCGTCCGTGCCCTGCTCACGGGCATGCGCCACACCGAACGCTCCCTGGAAATAGCCGAGTTGACGGTCGCCCACCGGGACAGCGGGGTCGCCGGCTTCGACATCGCGGGCGGCGAGATCGGCAACCCGCCGTCCCGCCACCTGCCCGCCTTCCAGCATCTGAAGCGGCACAACTGTCACTTCACGATCCACGCGGGCGAGGCCGTCGGCGCCGAGTCCATCCACGAGGCTGTGCAGATCTGCGGCGCCGAGCGGATCGGTCACGGTGTCCGCATCACCGACGACATCACGGTGCACGACGACGGCACCGTGGACCTGGGCCATCTCGCCGCGTACGTACGCGACAACCGCATCGCTCTGGAGGTGTGCCCGACGTCCAACCTCCAGACGGGCGCAGCCAAGGACTATGCGACGCACCCCATCGACCTGCTGCGCCGCCTCGGTTTCCGCGTCACGCTCAACACGGACAACCGGCTGGTGTCGGGCACCACGATGAGCGAGGAGTTCCAGCACATGGTGCACGCGTTCGGCTACGGGCCCGGGGTCTTCGAGGACTTCACCGTCGCGGCGGTGGAGTCGGCGTTCCTGCCGCTGCCGGAGCGGCGCCGGCTGATCGACGAGGTGATCCGTCCGGGGTACGCGGCGCTGTCGGCCGACTAG
- a CDS encoding LD-carboxypeptidase translates to MTLEPLTRPERLRPGARIAVVATSGPVADDRLEAGLEILRGWGLDPVVMPHVRDRHPRLPYLAGTDEDRARDLTRAWCDPTVSAVICARGGYGAQRMVDLLDWSAVRAAGPKIFIGYSDATALHEAFAVRAGLATLHGPMAGALTFLKDERTRESLRATLFEPDSVRTLGLETARTLVPGRARGVTLGGCVSLLAAELGTPHTRPSARGGLLLIEDVGEEDYRLDRILTQLLRSGWLEGVAGVGLGSWEDCGPYETVRAVLLDRLGGLGVPVVEKLGFGHGAPALTMPFGVRAVLDADAGTLTLDEPALR, encoded by the coding sequence GTGACCCTCGAGCCCCTGACGCGTCCGGAGCGATTGAGGCCGGGAGCCAGGATCGCTGTCGTGGCGACCAGCGGCCCCGTCGCCGACGACCGGCTCGAAGCGGGCCTGGAGATCCTTCGTGGCTGGGGCCTGGACCCCGTCGTGATGCCCCATGTCCGCGACCGGCACCCGCGGCTGCCGTATCTCGCGGGGACGGACGAGGACCGCGCCCGCGATCTGACCCGGGCCTGGTGCGATCCGACGGTCTCGGCGGTGATCTGTGCCCGCGGCGGATACGGCGCGCAGCGCATGGTCGACCTGCTCGACTGGAGTGCCGTCCGCGCGGCCGGTCCCAAGATCTTCATCGGCTACAGCGATGCCACCGCACTCCATGAGGCCTTCGCCGTCCGGGCGGGCCTGGCCACTCTGCACGGGCCGATGGCCGGCGCACTGACCTTCCTCAAGGACGAACGCACCCGCGAGTCGCTGCGCGCCACGCTCTTCGAGCCCGATTCGGTACGCACTCTGGGCCTGGAGACGGCCCGGACCCTGGTCCCCGGCCGGGCCCGGGGCGTCACCCTCGGCGGCTGTGTGAGCCTGCTCGCAGCGGAACTCGGCACGCCGCACACCCGGCCGTCGGCGCGCGGCGGTCTGCTGCTGATCGAGGACGTGGGCGAGGAGGACTACCGGCTCGACCGGATCCTCACCCAACTGCTGCGCTCCGGCTGGCTGGAGGGTGTCGCGGGCGTCGGGCTCGGATCGTGGGAGGACTGCGGTCCGTACGAGACGGTGCGGGCGGTGCTGCTCGACCGGCTCGGCGGCCTTGGCGTGCCGGTCGTGGAGAAGCTGGGCTTCGGGCACGGCGCGCCGGCGCTGACGATGCCGTTCGGGGTGCGGGCGGTGCTGGACGCGGACGCGGGCACGCTGACGCTGGACGAGCCGGCTCTGCGGTGA
- a CDS encoding prolyl oligopeptidase family serine peptidase — MLPTGAYGTWPSPIGAALAASHDGRPEFLGLIGDEVWWTAPRPTEGGRRTLMRRRADGAEESVLPAPWNVRSRVIEYGGHPWAGARRPGGGPLVVFVHFPDQRLYAYEPDAPGSAPLPLTPMSPVGGGLRWAEPQLHLERGEVWCVLEEFTGEGPTDVRRVIAAVPLDGSAATDRGAVRELCDDRHRFVTGPRLSPDGRRAAWIAWDHPQMPWDGTVVMLGEVNEDGPFGGVRPVVGDTDESVCQVDWAPDGSLLFVSDVSNWWELQRIRPDALGPDAPVSGVVPSTALCPGRGEEFGGPLWKIGLKWFHPLGNGLIAVIHGKGTTALGVLDPETGEVVDAAGPWTEWASTLAVQGDRVIGVAASPRSAYEVVELDTRTGRTRVIGSAHDDPVDPVYYPEPQIRTFTGPDSREIHAHIYPPHSPDRIAPDEELPPFVVWAHGGPTGHAPLVLDLEIAYFTSRGIGVAEVNYGGSTGYGREYRDRLCEQWGVVDVEDCAAVAETLAAEGTADPGRLAIRGGSAGGWTTAASLATTDLYACGTIIYPVLDLMSWATATHDFESRYLDSLIGPPAEVPGRYRERSPLQHADRIGVPFLLLQGLDDVICPPVQSERFLAQMAGRGIPHAYIAFEGEGHGFRRADTMVRALESELSLYAQTFRISRPDIPLLELKK; from the coding sequence ATGCTACCCACGGGAGCCTATGGAACCTGGCCATCGCCGATCGGCGCGGCACTCGCCGCCTCGCACGACGGCCGCCCCGAGTTCCTCGGCCTGATCGGCGACGAGGTGTGGTGGACGGCGCCGCGCCCCACCGAGGGCGGCAGACGCACGCTCATGCGCCGACGCGCCGACGGCGCCGAGGAGTCTGTACTCCCCGCCCCGTGGAATGTACGCAGCAGGGTCATCGAGTACGGCGGGCACCCCTGGGCCGGGGCCCGGCGCCCCGGCGGCGGTCCGCTCGTCGTCTTCGTACACTTCCCCGACCAGCGGCTGTACGCGTACGAGCCGGACGCACCGGGGTCCGCGCCGCTACCGCTCACCCCCATGTCCCCGGTCGGCGGCGGACTGCGCTGGGCCGAACCCCAGCTCCACCTGGAGCGGGGCGAAGTCTGGTGCGTACTGGAGGAGTTCACCGGCGAGGGGCCCACGGACGTACGCCGGGTGATCGCGGCCGTGCCCCTGGACGGCTCAGCGGCAACGGACCGCGGCGCGGTACGGGAACTCTGCGACGACCGGCACCGCTTCGTCACCGGGCCCCGGCTCTCGCCGGACGGGCGGCGCGCCGCCTGGATCGCCTGGGACCATCCGCAGATGCCCTGGGACGGCACCGTCGTCATGCTCGGCGAGGTGAACGAGGACGGTCCCTTCGGCGGGGTCCGGCCGGTCGTCGGTGACACGGACGAATCGGTCTGCCAGGTCGACTGGGCTCCGGACGGCTCGCTGCTCTTCGTCTCCGACGTGAGCAACTGGTGGGAGCTGCAAAGGATCCGGCCGGACGCGCTGGGGCCGGATGCGCCCGTGTCCGGCGTCGTGCCGAGCACCGCCCTGTGCCCCGGCCGCGGGGAGGAGTTCGGCGGACCGCTGTGGAAGATCGGCCTCAAGTGGTTCCATCCGCTGGGGAACGGACTGATCGCGGTCATCCACGGCAAGGGCACCACCGCCCTCGGGGTACTCGACCCCGAGACCGGGGAAGTCGTCGACGCCGCGGGGCCCTGGACCGAGTGGGCGTCCACCCTCGCCGTGCAGGGAGACCGGGTGATCGGCGTCGCGGCCAGCCCGCGCAGCGCGTACGAGGTCGTGGAACTCGACACCCGCACCGGGCGGACCCGGGTCATCGGCTCGGCGCACGACGACCCCGTGGACCCGGTGTACTACCCGGAGCCGCAGATCCGCACCTTCACAGGGCCCGACAGCCGCGAGATCCACGCCCATATCTATCCGCCCCACAGCCCCGACCGGATCGCGCCCGACGAGGAACTGCCGCCGTTCGTGGTGTGGGCGCACGGCGGCCCCACCGGGCACGCCCCTCTCGTCCTCGATCTGGAGATCGCCTACTTCACCTCGCGCGGCATCGGCGTCGCCGAGGTCAACTACGGAGGCTCCACGGGATACGGCCGCGAGTACCGCGACCGGCTGTGCGAGCAGTGGGGTGTCGTCGACGTCGAGGACTGCGCGGCCGTGGCCGAGACCCTGGCCGCCGAGGGCACGGCGGATCCCGGGCGACTGGCCATCCGCGGCGGCAGTGCCGGCGGCTGGACCACCGCGGCCTCCCTCGCCACCACCGACCTCTACGCCTGCGGCACCATCATCTATCCGGTTCTCGACCTGATGAGCTGGGCGACCGCGACCCATGACTTCGAATCCCGGTACCTGGACTCGCTGATCGGCCCGCCCGCCGAGGTGCCCGGCCGCTACCGCGAGCGCTCGCCGCTCCAGCACGCCGACCGGATCGGCGTGCCGTTCCTGCTGCTCCAGGGACTCGACGACGTGATCTGCCCACCCGTGCAGAGCGAGCGCTTCCTGGCGCAGATGGCGGGCCGCGGCATACCGCACGCGTACATCGCCTTCGAGGGGGAGGGCCACGGCTTCCGCAGGGCCGACACCATGGTCCGCGCGCTCGAGTCCGAACTGTCCCTCTACGCCCAGACCTTCCGCATCAGCCGCCCCGACATCCCCCTGCTGGAGCTGAAGAAGTGA